Proteins encoded within one genomic window of Companilactobacillus zhachilii:
- a CDS encoding DEAD/DEAH box helicase has product MEIPKLYQDYFKENQFETLTKIQEAVYMPFKEGKDLVAMAPTGSGKTLGFVMPMLETLVPKDGLQVLILEPSQELAMQVRDVIQPLAKLVDCKVQALTGGANPTRQLKKLKEKPEIIVATLGRLNELTESRKVKLGNINTVIVDEADEMLNESKLETVRKTISQMPADVQMTFFSATGNDIFQDMHKWFGQDFLVIDQRNDTSYTAGIKHYFVDANNEFIKNAILRELAHNKKFLGIVFFNNSRSLHKAISDMNHDKTNFVALDSKMSSQQRKTALQLFSSKKVNLLLTTDVAARGMDINDVNMIVNYMIPRDNSEYVHRAGRTGRMGKSGNVITFGNSHDMRNLQEVVDVEITKTYVDHEGKLTKKPVFTKSKRYNDAKKQSKNNKPKQRLRDKKNKGKRSFHKKQD; this is encoded by the coding sequence TTGGAAATACCAAAATTATATCAAGACTACTTTAAAGAAAATCAGTTTGAAACATTAACGAAGATTCAAGAAGCCGTCTACATGCCTTTTAAAGAAGGTAAGGATTTAGTTGCTATGGCACCAACTGGATCAGGAAAGACACTGGGATTTGTGATGCCAATGTTAGAAACGTTAGTGCCCAAGGATGGTCTTCAAGTATTAATTTTAGAACCATCACAAGAGTTAGCTATGCAAGTTAGGGATGTGATCCAACCACTTGCTAAATTAGTTGATTGTAAGGTTCAAGCTTTAACTGGTGGAGCCAATCCGACTCGCCAATTAAAGAAATTAAAGGAAAAACCTGAGATTATTGTTGCTACCTTGGGAAGACTGAACGAGTTGACTGAATCACGTAAGGTTAAACTTGGTAACATCAATACCGTTATCGTTGATGAAGCAGATGAAATGTTGAACGAATCAAAATTAGAAACCGTTCGTAAGACTATTTCACAAATGCCAGCCGATGTACAAATGACATTTTTCTCAGCCACTGGCAATGATATCTTCCAAGATATGCATAAATGGTTTGGACAAGATTTCTTGGTAATCGATCAACGTAACGATACTAGTTATACTGCTGGTATTAAGCATTACTTTGTCGATGCAAACAATGAGTTTATTAAGAATGCTATTTTGAGAGAATTAGCCCACAATAAGAAATTCCTCGGAATTGTCTTTTTCAATAATTCACGTTCACTTCACAAGGCAATCAGTGATATGAACCACGATAAGACTAACTTTGTTGCGCTTGATAGTAAGATGTCATCTCAACAACGTAAAACGGCGTTACAACTATTTTCAAGTAAGAAAGTTAACTTATTGTTAACGACCGATGTAGCTGCTCGTGGAATGGATATTAATGATGTTAATATGATTGTTAACTATATGATTCCGCGTGACAACAGTGAGTATGTTCATCGCGCTGGCCGTACTGGTAGAATGGGTAAGAGCGGTAACGTTATTACTTTTGGTAACAGTCATGATATGCGTAATCTTCAAGAAGTCGTTGATGTAGAAATTACAAAAACGTATGTTGATCATGAAGGTAAGTTGACTAAGAAGCCGGTCTTTACCAAGTCTAAGCGTTATAACGATGCAAAGAAGCAATCAAAAAATAACAAACCAAAACAACGTTTACGGGACAAGAAGAATAAAGGTAAACGTAGTTTCCATAAGAAACAAGATTAG
- a CDS encoding alpha/beta hydrolase: MRLKFRTLRKNKNFKYLVALGLILILLGIPSYMWTKSNVTTLAGRYNSPMSPVIMIPGSSATANRFDDLVKTINRQYGEHHSLLKMTVHKNDKITYTGSIRPNDTRPFIVVGFENNKDGYSNIKQQAAWFNIAFNKLKDRYRFNNFNAFGHSNGGLIWTYFLEHYFDDSTITVNQMLTVGTPYNFEEKSTSNRTQMLNDLVKDRNKIPEDLTYYSIAGTQLYTDDGIVPIGSVDAGKYIYEGHIKRYTLITLTGTKAQHSDMIANNQFIDIFHQYIVGNGINGMGQNPPNKKVPKVNK; encoded by the coding sequence ATGCGACTAAAGTTTCGTACCTTACGTAAGAATAAAAATTTTAAATATTTAGTGGCCTTAGGACTCATTTTAATTTTGCTCGGTATCCCGTCATACATGTGGACCAAAAGTAACGTTACAACCTTAGCCGGCAGATATAATTCACCAATGTCACCCGTTATCATGATTCCAGGTAGTAGTGCCACGGCAAACCGGTTTGATGATTTAGTTAAAACAATTAATCGTCAATACGGCGAACATCACAGTCTGCTTAAAATGACCGTCCATAAAAACGACAAGATTACTTATACAGGTAGTATTAGACCCAATGATACTCGTCCTTTCATAGTGGTCGGTTTTGAAAATAATAAAGATGGCTACTCTAATATCAAGCAACAAGCGGCTTGGTTTAATATCGCTTTTAATAAATTAAAAGACCGCTATCGTTTCAATAATTTCAATGCCTTTGGTCATTCAAACGGTGGATTGATTTGGACTTATTTCTTGGAACATTATTTCGATGACTCCACCATTACCGTTAATCAAATGTTGACAGTCGGGACCCCTTATAATTTTGAAGAAAAAAGCACTTCCAATCGAACACAAATGTTAAACGACCTAGTTAAAGATCGGAATAAAATTCCTGAAGATTTGACTTACTATTCAATTGCGGGGACACAACTTTATACCGATGATGGTATCGTTCCAATCGGTAGCGTTGACGCCGGTAAATACATCTATGAGGGACATATTAAACGATATACCTTAATCACATTGACCGGTACGAAAGCCCAACATTCCGACATGATTGCTAATAACCAGTTCATTGATATTTTCCATCAGTACATCGTCGGAAACGGTATTAATGGTATGGGACAAAATCCACCTAATAAGAAGGTTCCTAAAGTAAATAAATAA
- a CDS encoding PTS transporter subunit EIIC — translation MKQIVGVFMKVQFSNKFEEKLVYGTLKIQKLLVYRIIQKTLLLIFPFALFGSFIKIIQTVIIGKEGFLSDILPPFGNDLIFRWIDNITNGLYSLTLGWVSVIAIFGAAKYTAKYYHRDDQLAGITGISALLIMDYTYSKTQPISFHAQILSIRGLLFAIISGMIIGWIFKKFSRSAPNLEKNKLSKSILERTFISFRPIIITLILAIIFSTLINVTFYSEAPGNFINALSTESTPTNDWAQLGKTLIFSIYTLVMSFFGWSGTYSALGVEKMDALSTINLNYALQKHTAWNAPNPFTSSTLYHAFATYGGTGAILGLIIAILIVSKDKDFQTVARWAMIPSLFNISSGVMTGIPVLFNVIFLIPFVLAPLANMLMAAIAIAAHLMPPSVYPVPIGTPGPLIAFIGTNGSWQALAFSVLAIIISVYIYMPFVKMAVKVKLLDNLGIEEGED, via the coding sequence TTGAAACAGATAGTAGGTGTTTTCATGAAAGTTCAATTCAGCAATAAATTTGAGGAAAAGCTGGTTTATGGAACTTTAAAGATCCAAAAACTTTTAGTTTATCGAATTATTCAAAAAACATTGTTATTGATTTTTCCATTCGCTCTTTTTGGAAGTTTCATTAAAATTATTCAAACTGTCATTATCGGTAAAGAAGGTTTCCTATCGGATATCTTGCCTCCTTTTGGTAATGACCTCATTTTTCGTTGGATAGATAACATAACCAACGGACTGTACAGTCTGACTTTAGGGTGGGTATCAGTGATTGCCATCTTTGGTGCTGCCAAATATACTGCCAAATATTATCATCGTGATGACCAACTGGCTGGTATCACTGGTATCAGTGCCTTATTAATCATGGATTACACTTATTCAAAAACACAGCCAATTTCTTTTCATGCCCAAATTTTAAGCATTCGAGGGCTTCTCTTTGCAATCATTTCCGGTATGATTATCGGTTGGATTTTCAAAAAGTTTAGCCGTTCGGCTCCTAATTTAGAGAAAAATAAACTTTCAAAAAGTATTCTAGAACGAACCTTCATTTCATTTCGTCCCATCATTATCACATTAATTCTCGCTATTATCTTCAGTACCTTAATCAATGTAACCTTCTATTCAGAGGCTCCTGGTAATTTTATCAACGCACTTTCAACTGAATCTACCCCAACTAACGATTGGGCTCAATTAGGTAAAACCTTAATCTTTTCAATTTACACACTTGTCATGTCATTTTTCGGATGGTCAGGTACTTACTCTGCTTTAGGTGTCGAAAAAATGGACGCCCTATCAACAATCAATTTAAATTATGCCCTTCAGAAACATACCGCTTGGAATGCTCCTAATCCCTTCACCAGCTCAACACTCTACCATGCCTTTGCAACGTATGGTGGTACTGGAGCTATCTTAGGTTTGATTATTGCAATCTTGATTGTCTCTAAAGATAAAGATTTCCAAACAGTTGCTCGCTGGGCCATGATTCCTAGTCTCTTCAACATTAGTAGCGGGGTTATGACTGGTATTCCCGTGCTATTTAATGTTATTTTTCTAATTCCCTTTGTATTAGCCCCTCTAGCTAATATGTTAATGGCAGCCATTGCGATTGCTGCACATTTAATGCCTCCCAGTGTTTATCCAGTACCAATCGGTACCCCTGGGCCTTTGATTGCCTTTATTGGTACAAATGGTAGCTGGCAGGCCCTGGCGTTCTCTGTGCTGGCGATAATTATCTCCGTGTACATTTATATGCCTTTCGTCAAAATGGCTGTTAAAGTGAAATTATTGGACAATCTCGGCATTGAAGAAGGTGAAGACTAA
- a CDS encoding acyl-CoA thioesterase produces METIKCSRTLSISNHRVFSSDLNEHNTVFGGRTLMVIDDNSSIAASRVARIETVTASIDQVNFILPFGLQDSMCTESYVSGVGSRSIEVFTKIIGEHLKTGKRFLGLTCFSTFVVTDKDVVLPGVVPDNDEAEYVCSGYHERQSERLAKLLKQEKFNKNISLKFPWQD; encoded by the coding sequence TTGGAAACTATCAAATGTAGTCGAACACTTTCTATCAGTAATCATCGGGTGTTCTCATCTGATTTGAATGAACATAATACGGTTTTTGGTGGCAGAACCTTAATGGTGATTGATGATAATTCATCAATAGCGGCGTCACGTGTAGCGAGAATCGAAACGGTGACAGCATCAATCGATCAAGTTAATTTTATTTTGCCATTTGGGTTACAAGATTCAATGTGTACAGAATCTTACGTTTCTGGCGTTGGTAGTCGTTCGATTGAAGTATTTACTAAGATTATTGGTGAACATTTAAAAACTGGCAAGAGATTCTTGGGGCTAACTTGTTTCTCGACTTTTGTTGTAACGGATAAAGATGTGGTTTTACCGGGTGTTGTGCCTGATAATGATGAAGCAGAATATGTTTGCAGCGGCTATCATGAAAGACAGTCTGAGAGATTAGCCAAGTTGCTAAAACAAGAAAAATTTAATAAAAATATTAGTTTGAAATTTCCATGGCAAGATTAG
- a CDS encoding DUF421 domain-containing protein, translating into MALAYGDLTLKFIIGFLFMVLQINLFGRGNIAPTSAIDQLQNYVLGGIVGGMIYNASITILQFTLVLLIWTMVVFVAKFLTNHNNFFKKVIEGTPQQIIKNGVIDVDLALRNGLSANDLSFKLRQAGVMDVRNVKRAVFERNGQLTLVMKNEDSIKYPIILDGKIDEEELSGIRKDEAWLEAELKKRNLEIAEVYMANYIDNQLIIYTY; encoded by the coding sequence ATGGCGCTAGCATATGGAGATTTAACATTAAAATTCATTATTGGATTCTTATTTATGGTTTTGCAAATTAATTTATTTGGACGAGGTAATATAGCCCCAACCAGTGCGATTGACCAACTACAAAACTACGTTTTAGGTGGAATCGTCGGAGGGATGATTTATAACGCTAGTATCACGATTCTGCAGTTTACGTTAGTTTTATTGATCTGGACAATGGTAGTGTTTGTCGCTAAATTTCTGACGAATCACAATAATTTTTTCAAGAAGGTGATTGAGGGGACTCCACAACAGATTATCAAAAATGGTGTCATCGATGTTGATTTAGCGTTACGTAACGGTCTTTCAGCCAATGATTTGTCCTTTAAATTGCGTCAGGCCGGGGTTATGGATGTCAGAAATGTTAAACGGGCTGTTTTTGAACGTAACGGTCAATTAACATTAGTCATGAAAAATGAGGATAGTATTAAATATCCAATTATTTTGGATGGCAAAATTGATGAAGAAGAATTAAGCGGTATCCGTAAAGATGAAGCTTGGCTTGAAGCGGAATTGAAAAAGCGTAATTTGGAGATTGCTGAAGTTTATATGGCAAACTATATTGATAATCAGTTAATCATTTATACTTATTAA
- a CDS encoding helix-turn-helix domain-containing protein — protein MFSENLKKLRTNKGLSQEQLSEIIDVSRQSISKYESGIAQPGFDKLIAIAKYFDVSIDFLLLSENNNNSATVKSDKITITSHLDSLKTFASVASYYAFTISKIIGSNANGPQAVVWGTYDSGLFGDKRQMLAYYRSFEDAKKEISSINDAMQQGQTNYDLQYFVNVRLKGLNYIIDDSTR, from the coding sequence ATGTTTAGTGAAAACCTAAAGAAATTGCGTACTAACAAAGGACTTTCTCAAGAGCAACTAAGCGAAATAATAGACGTTTCACGACAATCTATTTCTAAATATGAAAGTGGAATTGCACAGCCTGGCTTTGATAAGTTAATTGCCATTGCAAAATATTTTGATGTAAGCATCGATTTTTTATTACTGTCTGAGAATAATAATAATTCTGCCACTGTAAAGTCCGACAAAATAACAATCACTTCACACCTTGACTCCCTAAAAACATTTGCTTCAGTCGCTTCATACTACGCTTTTACCATTAGCAAAATTATTGGAAGTAATGCAAACGGACCTCAGGCAGTTGTCTGGGGAACATATGATTCCGGACTTTTTGGCGACAAGCGACAAATGTTAGCATACTATCGTAGTTTTGAAGATGCCAAAAAGGAAATCTCCTCTATTAATGACGCAATGCAACAAGGTCAAACAAACTATGATTTACAGTACTTTGTCAATGTTAGACTAAAGGGATTGAACTATATCATCGACGATTCTACCAGATAG
- a CDS encoding DUF3290 domain-containing protein: MNFYSYQYLVEHNNEPNFLFIIGTFVLAAAIFVTSFLYFKNRSDNKYRDLLIIFAFGIILFIGINYNNYEQQLDVNNKTNQTLELMRSVAKEKKLSTKHLYSNSSSLSEGMLIKSGNDIYRVSFDNNQSSYTLTRASIISSQSIKLINK, from the coding sequence ATGAACTTTTATTCATATCAGTATTTAGTTGAACATAATAATGAGCCTAATTTTTTGTTTATCATTGGGACTTTCGTATTAGCAGCAGCTATTTTTGTGACTAGTTTTTTATATTTTAAAAATCGCTCTGATAATAAATATCGAGATCTGTTGATAATCTTTGCCTTTGGAATCATTTTATTCATTGGTATTAATTACAACAATTATGAGCAGCAACTTGATGTTAATAATAAGACTAATCAAACATTGGAACTAATGCGGTCAGTGGCAAAGGAAAAGAAGCTTTCAACTAAGCATCTTTATTCCAATAGTTCTAGTTTGAGTGAGGGAATGTTGATTAAGTCGGGAAATGATATTTATCGAGTTAGTTTCGATAATAATCAGAGCAGCTACACTTTGACTAGAGCAAGTATTATTAGCTCTCAAAGTATTAAATTAATTAATAAGTAG
- a CDS encoding APC family permease, protein MNNETDKFSLKRDLGFFPALSTVMGLVIGGGVFFKISSVTAATGSASLTIFVWILAGLITINAGLTVAELASALPVAGGIYKYIEYIYGRVPAFLLAWAQSVIYYPAGISALSIIFATQVLNLCNLPQKWQIPIAIALAIFLYLVNLLGAKVGGRIQSISLIAKLIPIVVIIVIGIFTPAAHPVSLFPITAGSHPDFWSSMGGGLLATMFAFDGWMNVGNLAGEMKKPEKDLAKSIIVGLFFITLIYVLISFVFIKSLPFHLIPGNQNAASEAAIHIFGDIGGKLVTIGILISVFGSVNGYTMTGPRVSYVLGVDDEIVFSKFFAKLTKNTRVPANAGLIQTIIAIVMIFMGSFDYLTDMLVFVMWIFSMMMFIGVFILRHSEPELERPYKINFYPIPPIIALLGGGYIIVSTLFRQPGLAIMGISITLLGLPIYYIHYLYKKRSL, encoded by the coding sequence ATGAACAATGAAACAGACAAGTTTAGCCTGAAAAGAGACCTCGGTTTCTTTCCAGCGCTATCAACAGTAATGGGCCTTGTCATCGGGGGTGGAGTTTTCTTCAAAATCTCCAGTGTTACAGCCGCTACTGGATCAGCCAGTTTAACTATCTTCGTATGGATCTTAGCTGGTCTTATTACTATTAATGCTGGTTTAACAGTTGCTGAATTAGCTTCAGCACTACCTGTTGCCGGAGGTATTTACAAATATATTGAATATATCTATGGAAGGGTCCCGGCTTTCTTATTAGCTTGGGCACAGTCAGTTATTTATTATCCCGCTGGTATCTCAGCACTATCAATTATTTTTGCAACACAAGTTTTGAACTTATGCAATCTACCGCAAAAATGGCAAATTCCTATTGCCATCGCATTGGCCATTTTCCTATATCTAGTTAATTTACTGGGTGCTAAAGTCGGTGGTCGAATTCAATCAATCTCTTTAATTGCCAAATTGATTCCAATTGTTGTCATCATTGTGATCGGTATTTTTACACCCGCAGCACATCCCGTATCACTCTTTCCCATCACTGCGGGAAGTCACCCCGATTTTTGGTCATCAATGGGTGGCGGATTATTAGCAACAATGTTTGCTTTTGACGGCTGGATGAACGTTGGTAATTTGGCCGGTGAAATGAAAAAGCCTGAAAAAGATTTGGCAAAATCAATTATCGTTGGTCTTTTCTTTATTACATTAATCTATGTTTTGATTAGCTTTGTTTTCATCAAGTCATTACCTTTTCACCTGATTCCTGGAAATCAAAATGCAGCTTCTGAAGCTGCTATTCATATCTTTGGAGATATCGGTGGAAAACTAGTTACAATTGGTATCTTAATTTCAGTTTTTGGTTCAGTAAATGGCTATACAATGACTGGTCCTCGAGTTAGTTATGTTTTAGGGGTTGATGACGAGATCGTCTTCTCAAAATTCTTCGCTAAACTAACTAAAAACACTCGTGTACCTGCTAACGCTGGTTTAATTCAAACTATCATTGCGATTGTAATGATCTTCATGGGTAGTTTTGATTATCTGACCGATATGTTGGTTTTTGTTATGTGGATTTTTTCAATGATGATGTTCATCGGAGTCTTTATCTTACGCCATAGTGAACCAGAATTGGAACGACCTTATAAGATCAACTTCTATCCAATACCGCCAATCATTGCCTTGTTAGGGGGCGGTTATATCATTGTTTCAACTTTGTTCCGTCAACCGGGATTAGCAATCATGGGTATCAGTATCACATTACTTGGTTTACCGATTTATTACATTCATTATCTTTACAAAAAAAGGTCGCTTTAA
- the rlmD gene encoding 23S rRNA (uracil(1939)-C(5))-methyltransferase RlmD, whose protein sequence is MEKPNLKKNQEIELDIQDLSYEGKGVAKVDDFTLFVDNALPGEKVKAVITRVNKNFGFARTLDVLVESPDRVHDIDAVYAQTGIAPLSHLKYDKQLEFKHNQVVTDLNKIGLKDVTVNPTLGMKSPFNYRNKAQVPVRQVNGKLTTGFYRRRSHDLVPMENFLIQDPKIDAEIIRVRDILRKYNVRGFDEQNQKGQIRTIMVRRAYFTGEMMIVLVSRTPDISHYKDITKEILANPEVKSLFLNINSKNTNVIFGQKMTLLGGKKYIDDQILGHTYRISPRSFYQVNPVQTQNLYQLAIDKAELTGKENVVDAYSGIGTIGLSLADKAKHVTGIEVIEDAVKDADQNAKLNNITNTDFVVGKTEDVLDEWAKNDVSVDVLMVDPPRKGLANSLIDSLKNIKPKTIVYISCNPATLARDLELLNDTYEIGDVTPVDMFPMTNHIECVTKLTLK, encoded by the coding sequence ATGGAAAAACCAAATTTGAAGAAGAACCAAGAAATAGAATTAGATATCCAAGACCTCTCGTATGAGGGTAAAGGTGTAGCTAAAGTTGATGATTTTACATTGTTCGTTGACAATGCTTTACCTGGTGAAAAAGTTAAAGCTGTAATTACACGGGTGAATAAGAACTTTGGTTTTGCTAGAACATTGGATGTTTTAGTGGAATCACCAGACCGTGTTCATGATATTGATGCTGTTTATGCACAAACAGGTATCGCCCCATTGAGCCATTTGAAGTATGACAAGCAACTTGAATTTAAACACAATCAAGTTGTAACAGATCTTAATAAGATTGGTTTGAAAGACGTTACCGTGAACCCTACATTAGGGATGAAATCACCATTTAACTATCGTAATAAGGCACAAGTACCTGTGCGCCAAGTTAATGGTAAATTGACAACTGGTTTCTATCGCCGTCGTTCACATGATTTAGTACCAATGGAGAACTTCTTGATTCAAGATCCTAAAATTGATGCCGAAATCATTCGTGTCCGTGATATTTTACGTAAGTACAATGTTCGTGGCTTTGATGAACAAAATCAAAAGGGTCAAATTAGAACAATTATGGTTCGTCGTGCCTACTTTACAGGTGAAATGATGATTGTTCTAGTTTCGAGAACACCTGATATTTCACACTACAAAGATATTACTAAAGAAATTTTGGCAAACCCTGAAGTTAAGTCATTGTTCTTAAATATTAACTCAAAGAATACCAACGTTATCTTTGGTCAAAAAATGACCTTGCTTGGTGGTAAGAAGTATATTGATGATCAAATTCTTGGCCATACATACCGCATTTCACCAAGATCTTTCTATCAAGTTAACCCAGTTCAAACTCAAAACCTTTACCAATTGGCAATTGATAAAGCTGAATTGACTGGTAAGGAAAACGTTGTTGATGCTTATTCAGGAATTGGTACAATTGGACTTTCATTGGCGGATAAGGCTAAACATGTAACTGGTATCGAAGTGATTGAAGATGCCGTTAAAGATGCTGACCAAAATGCTAAGTTGAACAACATTACAAATACTGATTTTGTTGTTGGTAAGACTGAAGATGTCCTAGATGAATGGGCTAAAAATGATGTCTCAGTTGACGTTTTGATGGTTGATCCTCCACGTAAAGGTTTGGCTAATTCATTGATTGATTCATTGAAGAATATTAAACCTAAGACAATTGTTTATATTAGTTGCAACCCAGCAACCTTGGCACGTGATTTGGAATTGTTAAACGATACTTATGAAATTGGTGACGTTACACCAGTTGATATGTTCCCTATGACAAACCATATTGAATGTGTTACAAAGTTGACATTGAAGTAA
- a CDS encoding Gfo/Idh/MocA family protein has protein sequence MISLGIIGTNWITEQFIKATDITKTFALTHVYSRTEAKAKSFVEDLDKKNINISTDLTAFFKEDFDTVYIASPNGLHFEQAKQAIENNKNVIVEKPSTSTIKEFTILEKLAQEHDVYLFEAARHIHEPIFKKIAEIVAKHRDELSGATFSYMKYSSRYDAYKAGKNPNVFTTRFSGGALYDLGVYTVYDAVVLFGQPEKVDYDAEFLASGVDGSGALTLKYPNFDVNIIIGKTKNSYMSSEIYFGRDTLLLDNGGDISHLDWADDNKNITDVPTPKSENPMDSEAHEFARIMTENDQASYDKLLQYARTVNRILEQARTSAGIVFDADEEK, from the coding sequence ATGATTAGTTTAGGGATAATAGGAACAAATTGGATCACAGAACAATTTATTAAAGCAACCGACATAACCAAGACATTTGCATTGACACATGTCTATTCACGTACTGAAGCAAAGGCAAAAAGCTTTGTTGAAGATTTGGATAAGAAAAATATCAATATTAGTACTGATTTGACTGCTTTCTTTAAGGAAGATTTTGATACAGTCTATATTGCTTCACCTAATGGGTTGCATTTTGAGCAAGCTAAGCAAGCAATTGAAAATAATAAGAATGTGATTGTGGAAAAACCAAGTACTTCAACAATTAAGGAATTCACGATCTTGGAAAAACTAGCTCAAGAGCATGATGTGTACCTTTTTGAAGCAGCACGTCATATCCATGAGCCTATCTTTAAGAAAATCGCAGAAATCGTTGCTAAGCATCGTGATGAATTGAGTGGGGCAACCTTTTCATATATGAAATATTCGAGCCGTTATGACGCCTATAAAGCAGGGAAGAATCCTAATGTATTTACGACCAGATTTTCCGGTGGCGCCTTGTATGACTTAGGTGTTTATACAGTTTATGACGCCGTTGTGCTTTTTGGACAACCTGAGAAAGTCGATTATGATGCCGAATTTTTGGCATCTGGAGTTGATGGCAGTGGTGCCTTGACTTTGAAGTATCCAAATTTTGACGTCAATATTATCATTGGTAAGACTAAAAATTCTTACATGTCATCAGAAATTTATTTTGGACGTGATACGTTGTTGTTAGATAATGGCGGTGATATTAGCCATCTTGATTGGGCTGACGACAATAAGAATATTACCGATGTTCCAACACCTAAGAGTGAAAACCCTATGGATTCAGAAGCTCACGAGTTTGCTAGAATAATGACTGAAAATGATCAAGCAAGTTATGATAAACTATTACAATATGCTAGAACAGTAAATCGAATTCTAGAGCAAGCAAGAACAAGCGCAGGCATTGTTTTTGATGCAGATGAGGAAAAATAA
- a CDS encoding diacylglycerol kinase gives MRARLIYNPTSGHETMNSNVGDILNIIEKAGYEASAYRTTPKKNSAKDEARRVAKEGFDLIVAAGGDGTINEVVNGIADLDHRPEMAIIPAGTTNDYARALKIPRDDVVEAAKVILKGQKLPVDIGQAGTKYFINIAGGGSMTELTYEVPSAYKSILGYLAYLVKGAEMLPRISPIDMHIEYDDGVFDGKATMFLIGLTNSIGGMEQIAPNSVIGDGTFSLIIVKETNLRDLVHLIALVLNGGRHVYNPKVIYTKTKKISVRANDENRVMVNLDGEYGGDAPMEFTNLHNHLNIYANVDSIPLKAIDSSTLSEKDAGEKIIEEEKNLDKNEDKTDNK, from the coding sequence ATGCGTGCTAGACTTATTTATAATCCAACTTCAGGCCATGAGACCATGAACAGTAATGTTGGAGACATTTTGAATATTATTGAAAAAGCTGGTTATGAGGCTAGTGCTTATCGAACGACACCGAAGAAAAACTCAGCTAAAGACGAAGCCAGACGAGTAGCCAAGGAAGGCTTTGACTTGATTGTGGCTGCTGGTGGTGACGGAACAATCAATGAGGTTGTTAACGGAATCGCTGATTTGGACCATCGTCCAGAGATGGCAATTATTCCAGCCGGAACAACTAATGATTATGCCCGAGCTTTGAAGATACCACGTGATGATGTGGTGGAAGCGGCCAAGGTTATTTTGAAGGGCCAGAAATTACCAGTTGATATTGGTCAAGCCGGTACTAAATACTTTATCAATATTGCTGGTGGTGGCTCGATGACGGAATTGACCTATGAAGTACCTTCAGCTTACAAGTCAATTTTGGGTTACTTGGCTTACTTAGTTAAAGGTGCCGAGATGTTGCCACGTATCAGTCCCATTGATATGCACATTGAGTATGATGATGGCGTATTTGATGGTAAAGCAACGATGTTCTTGATTGGATTGACTAATTCAATCGGTGGTATGGAACAAATTGCGCCTAACTCAGTCATTGGTGACGGAACTTTTTCATTGATTATTGTTAAGGAAACTAACTTACGTGATTTAGTACATTTGATTGCTTTAGTTTTAAATGGTGGTCGTCATGTTTATAATCCAAAAGTTATTTACACGAAGACAAAGAAGATCAGTGTTAGGGCAAATGATGAGAATCGTGTTATGGTTAACTTAGATGGTGAATATGGTGGGGATGCTCCGATGGAGTTTACTAACTTGCATAATCATCTAAATATTTACGCCAACGTTGATTCGATTCCTTTGAAGGCGATTGATTCATCAACTCTGAGTGAAAAAGATGCTGGTGAAAAGATTATCGAGGAAGAAAAGAACCTTGATAAGAATGAAGATAAAACAGATAATAAATAA